One Glycine soja cultivar W05 chromosome 7, ASM419377v2, whole genome shotgun sequence genomic window, ATATGCCATTCATTGATGCTGGAAAAATGGTTTCCCCAACAGTCTATGTTATCTTATTAGTGACATGCCTCAGGAAGTGCTGAACGATGCGATGCAGGCACAAGTCGTTCCCCGGTATGGCACATAGCATCTTATCTTCTATCTGTTGCCCTCACAGGACTTGGGATGGAGAATGAAGCCCAAGCAGCACTTAAAGACAGCACAACACTGGAATCCAAGCGGAATGCAACTCCCaagcaaaaatgaaaacattgtACAGAGACAAATTCTTGCTGATTCTGTTCTGCCTGATGACTTTCCCCCAAAACATTGATCATAACAATTCATCCTGGATACCAATAGATCCACCCCTCTCAAAAAGTTGCATGTGTTTgaagatttcttcaagaaacaAGATTGAATGAGTATCTGTAACACCCCTTCCCCCTTTTTGTTGGGTCGGCTAGGATGTTCATTTAGTTCTATGATTTGATTGATTGAGCATGAATCCAaacttagcatttttttttaatttataaaaggtTAAAATTGTGAATAGTTAAAACTTGTTGTTCACAGCTGTGTACTTAGTGTTGACTAGTGCCAAGCAatatttcctttttgttggGTGCAAATCATTGGATTTAGGACCCCAAAATAGTGTTCAATTCCTACTGCTCATGATGCTTTCTCTTTCTTGGCAATCTCTTTCTTATTAAGGTATATATTCCTTCTGtgtctaattataaaattattttaaaaaatgtttattttttaataaaatcattttctaatttctagatgtattaattatttttttacctacgtatgtttacttaattattctctttctctaaatgagaaataattaagtggataaaagataaaaagataattttgtaatgataatataaataattgataaatttaatgtgatgaactaaattattttttgaagggATGTAAATTAGTTGAAATGTTCTTATAATTAGGAAGGAAAGTTATACATcctaaaatgtgaaaaaaaaatcttttttgcaATTACAAGAATACATACCTCTGTTTCAATTAAAAAGCAGAGTTATGGGATATAACTTGTCCAATTAAGTCCTCATAGTTTAACTAATACAATGGATACCTTTTCAAAATTGGCATTTGGCACCTTTGAAATGGATGGAATTAATGATGTCTATTTGTGGATTAGAATCCTCAAGAGTTCAAAAATAGAAATTGAACGTCTGTTTGTTCTTTGTAGAGAGGCTAATAGATTAGAACTGTGGGAGATTTAGTAAGTTTATGACTCTAGAAGATTGACAACTGTCTATATTTTGCTCTAATTTTGCTTTTCAATTTTATCATTAGGATactttttaaacaatttataattattttcggTACAGCTTGCTTCGTTTTTTGCTGctgattaataataaaaatcttgCCGAGATTTGTAGTATGACATGAATTTGGAATGGGATGtcttacatttttaattacCAGAAACACTTGTGTTCTATTTTTATGCTACAGTtgcataattataaattatgaatCTGTGGCTTGAGAAATGTAGCTTTGGCATCTCAAAATAATGTCATTGTTTATTTGCAAGTTGAATTAAAAATCCTTGATTAAGCTCAGGTGAGAACCAGATTGATTGTGGCATGCTTCCCCTGCATTGATGGAGACATTggacctattttttttttttagttgagatCACATGGCTTTTTACATCATATACGtcttattttttgggtacagtGGACACATCATATTCGCCTTATAATTTCTATTTGTTTGAACCTAGaaaacttaaaaatgaaaacaacttATCAATGAGCTATGTTAAAACATTTTCTCCTTATGTTTCCAAGTTCCAACACATGAATCTGTATCTCTTTTAGAGATGTGTCGCACAGCTGATTTACTAACCAAACAATAATAGGAAGAAAACGAGCAACAAAAGAACACAGCACTTCAAAGTCTACAAATCAAATAGAACCGGACTTTAGGAGAAAAGATCCTCTCCTGATTCATTCAACAATTTCTTATGTACATGCCGTAGAGAAAGCAAATGCCAATTAGAACCTCTGGTTCTTCTGAAAGTAAAAGGATGGCCTATAAAATTAAAGGTTTGAATTGATGACCTTATACGTacataattatgaattatgaagtTATGATATATACAGACCCAGTTCGTGACTAACATACATTCCAAAAGCACCAGAAAATTTGAGGTATAGACTTTGTCAAGCTGGTGCAAGTGTAGCACAATTATCATTAGTGACTACATGATATAATTCCTAACTACAATTAACTAGGCTAAACAAGTACCAAGTACAGAGCCCCCTCAAGGGCAAAAATTGAAGACATTCATAGTAAAGTTCCCTTTCATCTAGGAGTTAGGCCAGCCATTCGGTGAATGCTCTTCAGAGTGGCTATTTTGCTTTGCAACAAGGCGTGCATGAATTAAATTTCCGGTAGCAATTGCTTCTCGGATATCTTTCTGTGCCTTTTGGCAGAGATCATCAAGTGCAAGTGTTGCAAACGGCTCCTCTATGAGAACTCCAACCTACAATAATCATTTTCACATTTTTGGATTAGCTTTCTTCTAACCAGAAAATCTCTGGAGTTGCATTTCAAAGAAGAGTACTAATAAACATACATTACTTTCTCTTCCATCTCATTTccacttcttttttcttcctattaTCTCACTCTTCTTTTCTCATCACATCATCTATCACATCTATCAACTCTctctacttttctttttctcttcctatttctctcttccttccACCCCAAAATGGGGTGAATGTTTATACTTTTCCTTCAAAGAATCCATCCATCAATAAATTACAGAACAACTTATTTTGATACATTAAATAGTCCAGGAGTTAAGGTAAAGGAGAGGATCATACTTCTTCAATGCAAAACAAAGAGGCGGCGCTAATAAAGGTAGCAGGAACCACAATCCAATGGCAATCATCCCAAAGTATGATAGGGAGTGTCAAATGCCACAAGACAAGAAACCTAGAGGTCAACCGAGTATATGCCAATGGAATGGGAATACCCATAAGTTGGTCACATATGCCAATACCTTCATGGAAACAAGTCATCTTTGATTCCTGTACAACAATGAGGGAAGTGTTATACAAACAAGGAATTACCAGAGTGAGCTGATATGTTAACAAATCCACATCTATAATACAACTTCACCAAATTACTGAGGAGTCGCACAAATTTACATTCTTGACAATTTCACATGCAACCATGCTGCCTAGTTCAACATGTACTAAAATGCTAACAATCAAAGATTTCAACACAAACCTTGCAAACAATTCCAATTAGTATGTACATACCAGGGCATTTCTTCTAGACTCCTCCAATTTCAGTAAACGGATGCTCTGCGATATAAACTCAATAATGCAGCGAGGCCGGTGCTTCGAATTCATGACCACCGCCAGATCATCCACTTCTAGCAAATGCTGAAGATCACTCCTAACATCCGAACCATACAGCACGTGGCACTGCAATCAAAAAACAAGTTTCACTATCAACTGCAACTAACTACCAACCTAAAAATCCAATCACAAACACCATTCAcattacataaaaaaagaagGCCCAAATTGATAGAAACCCAACAAGTTAGATTTAGGTTTTAGAAAACAGTCACTGTGACTGCAATCAGCCACATTAGCTGCATTTGTCTACAATTTACTAAAGGAAAAAACTTAGATACATATTCTTAGGcatttttggtttgttttccaATCAAGAAATAGAGTTGCATCTTAATAATCTTCATGCAAACATTTATTATGCGTGTTACCAAAATGAAACCCCAACTCTGATTAAgaaacaacaccaaaaacacTTATGGAACTGCTCGCAGGTTTTGTCCTTTACTAAGGGTCTGTTCAGATAAACTTAACTATAAACACTTATAGAATCAAATAAACTTCTCCATAAGCTAATGAGTAAATGCATAGGCTAAATagaaaaacttatttcattttttccttctcaTAAAAGTGCTTATGGAGAACTTTATCCAAATAGACcctaagaaaaaacaaaataagtttCTCCATAATCTAAAAattgttgttctttttttttttttttttgcataagcTACTATGAAAGAACTTCTACAaacttatgcataagctaattttaacttatgaagaAGCCTTTCATTTTTCCCTTcttattttcctctacaaatgCTTATGGATTTGTTTGTAAGTTTAACTAAACCATAGATACTGCAATTTAAAAGCTTGGTTAGAAACCTTAAGCGCAATGGGGAAGGCAATGATGTAGTGTAAGAGCGCGTGCTTGATGGCGAAGTTGCCGCCGTCGTCGTCGACGACGACGGCGGCAACTTGTCTGGCGAAATCGTGGGTTCCGGCGATGACGATGGTCCAGGCCTTTTTCCCCTCGACGAAGCGGGAGTAGGAGGCCTCGGTGCGGAAGACGAGGAGGAGGGCGAGGGCCGGGGCGGTGAGCTGGTAGGGGAGGGAGGAGGCGCGGAGGAGGGGGAGGAAGTCCGGGAGGAGGTGGAGGAGGAGGGCCTCGTTGTAGGCGGCGATGGTGGCGGCGAAGGCGGTGAAGAAGAGAACGGGAGGGACGAGGGAGAGGATGACGCGGGAGGAGAGGCTGGAGAAGACGTGGCGGAGGTGGCGGAGGGAGCTGCGGTGGTCGCGCCAGTTCTGGTGGGTGTAGAGGGCGCGCTTCTTCTGCATGCCGCGCTCCTGCACGGCGTCGGCCCAGTCCGGGATGGAGCGGAGGAGCGAGATTAGGGTTTGGGCCGGGCCGGAGGTGGGCCCGGGAGGGAAGGAGGCCAAGATGGTGAGGGGCTTGTAGGTTTTGTTGGGCTTCCAGGATGGGAGGAGAAGGAGTTTCTGATTGAGAAGGCATTTTGGggtgaagagagaagagagagatgtGGGTTTGAGTTGAGTTCTGGGTTTTTGGTACATTGAGATTcctctgaagaagaagaagaagaaagcataCACATGTTACGGGCTGTTTCCTAGTGGGGAAATGGGTGGCTCTGTTTTTCGAACTAAAACACTGCTTCTTACTGTTATGACATGCTTCAGTGGTGAAGCTTGTTTTAACACGTTTTATCCCTACTCACAAATTCTAAAATACAGAATCTTTTTATCATGAAAGTAAGATATTTTCATCCAAAATCATCAAATTAACTTTTaagattataaattttatttttttcttcacatgcatcattagaaaattaaatccTATTAACATCCTTGCAGAACTCAATCTTCATCTACCAATAGTGTTAGATATGTCGGTCTAAAATACACAATTACTACATACAAGAAGCAAgtaaatttcacaaaaaaaatggtaatgattttaatgaatttgtgtcaatgataaaaaaattgtattttgaaAAAAGGATGTTACAAATTGTATTACTAATATTTCTCTTAAACAATATGAAAAGACTTAACACTTTATATTTtggtaaaatgattttttgttaacaatttatgtagatttattaaatttcattaatttgacaggtaaatattttaatgttaactaaaatattatgtatattaaatttgtacaaattagatgtttaaaatttataaattttttaggtaatttttatttatatttaattcggACTTGTTGCTTAAGAGAAAATTGGTTGGTTGGTAGAGATGAGTGGCTTTTAAAGTTTCAATCTACCTTTTAATGCCATGGTTGGTAGGTTTTTTTGTTTCCCCAAGGTTGATAGTAAAGCACGTTTTTACACTTGTTAGACAATCCTAACTCACCtacttaaaatcaaaattaatacaaCTCTAACTTATCTGGTATCTTATTGAAGGCTCCATCTAATCAAGGAGGTCTTCTGTCTTTCACTTGAGTTGTATAGTCCAAGGCAAATCTCACAAAACAGTGAAAAAAAACTCTGTTTGTTTAttcacattttttgtttttggaataAGGCATTAGATAAAAGAAAGAGgagattgaataaaaatatatagttacTTCTACAACAGTTGAAGGATAAAATGACTAAAACAAATGTgtaaatcaaaatgaaatatctttttttattataaattagtatTACATATAAGAAGGATGAAATGGATTTGTCCTCCTCTACAGTTTGTCACAAAATTACGGTAACATCgtgaaaaataaacaataatttgttgttttatctttattataaaaaaattaattattatattttcgtaatattttttttcttttttctcaaaataaaaaagtcacACCAGTTTAATGAATCCAAGAACAGTGTATCAACCCTCAAGTCGACAACGCTTGAGTTTTGAGAAAAGTGCATAACGTAATCCCAGTCAAGTGTTTTGAGAAGGCTAACCTTTGTCACCACTGCTGCTGCTTCCTATTTTCTCTTAACCGCTGACTATGGCTCTCAACCCAATGCTCTCGACCCTGTaagttccattttttttttacctcaaagaaacattttttctaTGATTTCTTCGCTACCCAACACAGATtcactattatatttttaaattcccaAGTGGGTTTTCTGTTTCTCGTTACTAACACCTTTTTTAAGttgattttgtttgttattattatttgttgcaATTTTGAAGTATCGTCTTTCATTGGTTTGAAGTTGGCTCTGCCTATTGGGTTTCATTCTATTTGCAAGTTTGATTTTCGAGGGGAATTCTGTGGTGTTGGAACCCCTTTGGTGATTGTTAAATGGAGTAGAACTAAACTTAGATTCTAGTAGTGAATGGTGTAGGTAACATTATAAAAGGGTTTGTGAATATGTCAACCAATCACCATGTAACTTGGTTATTGAGGATGGTTCCTATCTTCAAAACTATTTACATCATCAATAATTTCATCTTGGCAACTACATACTTGTATGTAGGGACCATGTTTTAATTATATAGCTCGAATAGAAAGAGAATGGAGTCAACAGAAAGAGAGTAGGGATCTCATGGTAAATAATTCATCTCTAAAGATTTGGTCTTACCAAGCCGAATGGCATCAGGTGATTCATGTAGTTGACCAAACTCTGTGGGATgagaattttgttgttgttgatatgaTTGGCTAAATTGCAGGCATAGCAGCTTGGGTTGGATTGACCTTGGGAAGTGGGAACAAACATTCCTGAGAGACTTGGTAGCCACTTTAGTTATAGCTCTTGGGCAATTTTGGATCCATTGGTAGCATTTGGTAGATTTGTTAAAACAAGATGGAACATAGTGTATGAGTCGGCTTCTATCGTGCATTTCAAAAATAGAATAGAACTGCTTGAGGAGTTGAAAGTAGGCATATTTTGGTTTCCCTAAAAAGGGTGGAACCAAGGAGTAGAGAACATCCTTGTTCTATTCTGTTCAATTCCATGCTACCTTAATTTGACGAGAACAGTAAAAGGAAAACACAGACCTGATGCCTGGCATTATGCTGTCCTCTAGAAATTGCATTAGGAAGTAAGATTATAAGAATATGGCATAGTACTTGATCTGGAATTGCATTAACTTTACTGTAACAACACCAAAGATACAAAATTGAAAGCTTTGGAAAAGCTAAAGGACCATTTAGTTTGAGAAAGTGTTTTcgatttttcacttttaattataaaaatgccacattgttttcattttgttttcaattttcaaatattttcatcttgtttgagaaaaaaagtttttttcaccATTTCCTatacaaagttttgaaaatagGAAATAGATTGAAAATAGTgtgacatttttataatttaaagtaaaaccagagaatgaaaagaaaaaatattttctcatacCAAACAGCCCTTAAAaatcttttagaaaaaataCTGACTTAAAGTGCGGATAGGATGCTCTTAGAAGTATGCAAATTGTGTTTACTTAGATGATGGAAGCTAGAGGTATTTAATTGGAATATTCATTTCTTCTGTCTCAGATCAAGCTGATAGGTATTATGTGGATATATGGCAATGGTTAGAGAACAATATcctaatttatgtttatttccCTTTATATTGTTCTGTTCGTGAGGGTTTCTTGACTTGGCATTAACTCTTCTGTTTTTCATGTACAATGTTTATGAAACAAAAAGATTTTTCTCATTTACAATATGACTGCATTTACATTAGTTTGTCTCttgtaaatttgaaaattagatCTTGAGAAATGGCACAAAGCAGGTTTCGTGGGCTTGCATTCCTGTATGGCAGAATTGTGAGCCGTGATATATGCCCCAAGTAGTAGTTTCCTTGGTGGATTAAAACCTGTAGCCATACAATTGCCAATGAATAGGTGCCCTTCACAATTAGAAAGGTTCTACCTTCTCTTCGCCATTAGTGATCAGGATGTTAATACCTACATTGTATAAACTATAACCTTGGAGGTTGCAAACTTTGCAGCTCATGCTTCACTTGCAAGACTGTCTGAATGATTGGCCTGATGTATCCAAGCAAAGACAAGTTTAGCTTTGTTTCAGGCACCATTGCAGATTAAGAAGCAAAAACTTTCTGCACAGAGTACTGTGAAAGAGTATATTTGGGGATCAAAGAAAGAGTCTCAAGAAAATCATGTGGGGAAATTGGACAGCAACTAAGAAAATCCATAAATTTATGGTAGTCTTTAAAGGAACATCATGCTGAGTCAAGGTTTTCTTTTAGCAGTTTGAACTGTAGTGTAATGGAATGGTGCAATGAATAGAGGCGGAGAACGAAGAACCGGTAGATTTATTTGTCAGCATTATCATTGTCATTAATAAGACCATTACATCATAATCATGTTTCAGCTGCTGCTCTCTACCCCCACAACCCTTTATCTTATGCATCTGCATCtgtattgtttttctttcctttgtttttcttttatctggATTTGAGATACAAATGTAATTGAGAAGGGTGTTTTGCACATCAAATAAGCACTTGCATTAGTCAAATCCGAGGTTCTATTGTTAAAAGCtgtgttaatatttattaacttttgtcTAATGATGATTCCTGATTCATCGACTAACTAAAGGGTATGCAAACTTTAGCAGGGAATAACTAAAGCTAAAATAAGTTATGCAACCGTAGCATAAAAATAGAACACAAGTGCCGTTGgtaattaaaaatgtaagaCGTCTTCCCATTCCAAATTCATTACATGCTACAAATCTCAGTAAGATTTTATTACTGATCAACAGTAAAAACCAAAGCAAGCTCtaccaaaaataattataaatagtttAAAAAGTATCCTAATTCCTAAGGATAAAATCGAAAAGCAAAATGAGAGCTCAATTTAGACAGATTTCGATCTTCTATAGTCATAGACTATCTAAATTTACCACACTTCTAATCTATTAACCTCTCTACAAAGTACAAAACAGACTTTTGAACTCTAGCGGATTCTAAACCACAGATAGACATTAAAACACTAATAATTTCATCCATTTTAAAGGAGTCAATTTTGAAAAGGTATCCATTTGTATTAGTTAAACTATGGGGACTAAATTGAACAAGTTATATCACGTAACTCTGCTTTTTAATTGAAGCAGAGGTATGTATTCCTATAATTGCAAAAaaggattatttttttctcacattTTAGGAAGTATCTTAACAAGAAAGAGATAGCTAAGGAAGAAAGGGAAGCGATACACAGAGAAACAGAAAAGGGTATAAAGTGGATAGTAAGATTGAGAcatgaaaattttcatattgataCTATTATCATAGTCCACAACATTTTAGGGTTATAAGCATGGACGGTAGGAAATGAACACTATTTTGGTGTCCTAAACCCAATGATTTGCACCCGacaaaaaaggaaatattgCTCGGCACTCCAACATTAAGTACACAGCCGTGAACAACAGCTTTTAACTCTTCTCAATATTAaccttttataaattaaaacaaaaaaaatgcttaaGTTTGGATTCATGCTCAATCAATCAAATCGAACTCAATGAACACCCTAGCCAACCCAACAAAAAGGGGGAAGGGGTGTTACAAACACTCATCCAATCTtgtttcttgaagaaatcttcAAACACATGCAATTTTTTGAGAGAGTGGATCTATTGGTATCCAAAAGAtgaatttttataatcaatgttttGGGGGTAGTCATCAGCCAGAACAGAATCAGCAAGAATATGTCTCTGTacaatgttttcatttttgcttGGGAGTTGCATTCCGCTTGGATTCCATTGTTGTGCCCTCTTTTAGTGCTGCCTGAGCTTCATTCTCCATCCCAAGTCCTGTGAGGGCAACAGATTGAAGATAAGATGCTATGTGCCATACCGGGGAAACGATTTGTGCCTGTATTGCATCGTTCAGAGATTCCTGAGGCATGTCACTTATGAGATAACACAAACTGCGCCGTGCATAGACTGTTGGAGAAACCATTGTTCCAGCATCTATGAACTGTATATAGAACAATGAACTCTTAATGACTACACTAGCATTAGAAGCCAAGTAAAACATCAAACAGAACAGCTTAATATGAGAGATCCAGGGGTGTTGCTACAAAATTGATTCATCCATAGACTTGAATAAGATTAAAATCATAATGTATCAGTATTGATGTGCAACTCTAGTAAGAAAACTAAAGCATTATTCATTATTATGAAAATCTCACATCTAGAACCGAAGGATGTAGTACCTATCagatttagttttattttaaatatcaacTAGAGATTTATTTTGTAACatgcaaattcattttaactaatCAGCAGGTTTTCAATATTGTAAAGTTGCCCTTTGTGACTGGGTAGGTCACAGGTTCAAATCTGCAAACTCTGCAAACTGCATTTAATAACCCTCCCCCATACCTCCACGAGGCAAGGAGCCTTCTAGCACTGGGGTACTAAGTTTTAATCAGCATTCAGcaggttttgaataaaaaatggcAAGCCAAATTTAGACTGGTCCTACTTATCAACATCACTAATCTACCTGCGAGTAGCACTCAATTGCCAGTCTAAAATCTTTCTGCCGGAAAGCAACATCTCCCTTTTTCTTGCAATTTAATGTGTCCTGCATTTGATCAGTCCACATGTGAAATGATAACTGCAATACCAGAAAAGAGTAGAGAGAATACACAAGTTAGCCTCttttaaagaatatatatatatgttattatttcatCGTTTGTACTggaagaaatataataaattaataaataatcaagATTTTACAGAAAAGATTAAAAGGTATACGGCAATTcagtaaaatataaattagataGCGAACCTCATTTGCCACTCCTTCGTCATCTTTATAGCCAATACTTTCCAGAACTTCTTGTATGGCAGTCAAGTCTTTTCTTGAGCATGCTTCACCAAGTGGAGATAATGAAGCAAAAGTAGTACTATGCTGGATGCCCATCAAGACATGTGAAGGAACCTAGAAATAAATGAGAATCAACAAATTTTGGTAAGAAAAAACAATCACAACTTGAACTTCCAAAATTGATGAACAACACTGTTCTCATCAAGTACGACATGCATGTGTGCATGAAGATATGATAGTCTGAATATAGATAATACATTAGTATGCCTAATAGAAGACACGCCTTAATCCTAAAATAGAgcctataaaaatatttgtttaattgtttGATATGTTGTGCACCTGTTATGAGAACAAATGTGagaataaaatttagtttttgccCACACATCTGTTTGAGGTCACTTGAAATGAATAAACAAATTGGGTAGTGTACACTTCAGTTTTGATAAAAATCATCTAATCtgatcataaaaataaattgtgtttcGATTTAGGTTGGTTTGGATATGATATCAAATCCAAACCACTTAAAAATTGGTATTGGATTGAATTATATCTTTGTGTCTAAACATGcagttaatataaaataaataaaaaatcattaaatattaatttaaaatatcaactaTCACAtctaaatcataaatattactCAAAATAgtctcaagtaaaaaaaaattaaaattaatataaatcttTTTAAGAAGCAATTGAGACaatgaaattaatcaaattataaagaaaataaattagtatcataatttaatatatttccaCTTATACAAGTATGAGTTGCATGGttacttataaataaaattatataagtgtACAAGTTTGATTTGGATTGGATCGGTTTTTGAAACTAGATCTAAAATctagtccaatccaattaaatatttttttccatttttggtttatttgatTTTCAGTTTGTTCGGTTCAATTTTGACAGTTTGCATTGAATTGGACCGATCAATAAACATCCATACAAACAAACTGGCACTAAGCAGAGATTTCAAACAAGATACTCAATGGCAACTAATAGTAAGTATGCCTTACTATCACATGATAATTCTAAACCAACCTCTGTTTCCTTCTGAAGAGGAGCCAAAGCAACTACCAATGATTTTGGATTAGGCCGTTCTCTAGGTTCATACTGTAAACATCTAGATGCCAAGCGTACTAACTCAGTTCCATCGTCATCTGAAAATTGTCCTTCCAAACAAGAATCTGTCAGCATCTGAAGATTTCTTCCACGAATCACATCAAGGGCCTGCACCAAATTTTCTAATCATTACACCATGCAAGTTTACATATGGTAATACATAATTAGCTATTAAGTACCTCAAAAAAATGGCTATTAAGGATATGTTGTACATGGAGGGCATGGGAGAAGAAATGAGGAAAAGGAAAGGTTTTGAGTAGACTTCATTCTTATTAGGGAAATTTCAAACGAGGGAAGGAAAATTGGGGATGATCTTGCAACCACCAGAATCctccttcatttatttttataaacaatttgaagttccCCAATTTGTACAAATTTCAAGGATTTTagcatcaaaacagaaaaagaaacttGTTAAATTCCCATGCtgtttatttcatttgcttttggTTCCTATCCTTCCTTCCC contains:
- the LOC114418448 gene encoding UPF0187 protein At3g61320, chloroplastic-like, whose protein sequence is MYQKPRTQLKPTSLSSLFTPKCLLNQKLLLLPSWKPNKTYKPLTILASFPPGPTSGPAQTLISLLRSIPDWADAVQERGMQKKRALYTHQNWRDHRSSLRHLRHVFSSLSSRVILSLVPPVLFFTAFAATIAAYNEALLLHLLPDFLPLLRASSLPYQLTAPALALLLVFRTEASYSRFVEGKKAWTIVIAGTHDFARQVAAVVVDDDGGNFAIKHALLHYIIAFPIALKCHVLYGSDVRSDLQHLLEVDDLAVVMNSKHRPRCIIEFISQSIRLLKLEESRRNALESKMTCFHEGIGICDQLMGIPIPLAYTRLTSRFLVLWHLTLPIILWDDCHWIVVPATFISAASLFCIEEVGVLIEEPFATLALDDLCQKAQKDIREAIATGNLIHARLVAKQNSHSEEHSPNGWPNS